The genome window CCAAAGCGTAGGGGTGATCCTCGGAGCCAACGTAGGCTCCACCGTGACGGCCCAAATCATCGCCTTCAAAATTTCCGAGGCAGGCGCCATCCTCATGGCGGTCGGCCTTTCCATATCCTTCCTCAAGTCGCGCGAGCGGCTCGCCCAAGTCGGCACCTTGCTCCTGGGTCTCGGCGCCATCTTCTTCGGCATGCAACTCATGGGTGACGCCACCCGGCCGCTGCGCGGCTACGAGCCGTTCCTCGAGGCGATGCAAGCCATCGAAAGCCCGCTCTGGGGCGTGGCCATCGGACTCGTATTCACCGCAGTAGTACAAAGCTCAGCAGCCACCATCGGCTTGGCTATCATCTTCGCAAACCAAAACCTCATATCCCTCGAAGCCGCCATATCCATCGCCTTCGGAGCAAACATAGGGACCTGCATCACCGCACTCTTCGCAGCCATCGGACGCCCTGCCGCAGCTTGGCGCATCGTCTTCATCCACATCGTCTTCAACCTGCTAGGGGTAGCGATATGGTTCGCTTTCATCCCTGAGCTCGCATCGCTCAGCCGCTTCGTGGCGGAGACCGTGCTGCAGGATAGCACCATCGGCCGCGACGTGGCGGTTGCCCACACCCTTTTCAATCTCATAAACCTGCTCCTCTTCCTCGCCTTCACCGGTCCCCTCGCCCGCTTGGCAACCGCGGTCGCCCCGGACCGGGCCAAGAAAACCAGCTCCGCCGGAAAGCCTCTTTACCTCGACCCCCTCTACCTGGAAACGCCTTCTCTCGCCATCGACCGGGTGCGCCTCGAATGCGGCCGACTCGCCACGCTAGCCGTATCCATGGCGGAAGACATCCCGCACGCCGCTCTAGAGGGAGACCTCTCCGACCTGCGCGAGCTTGCGAGCCGCGACGACGAATTGGACGAACTGCAGACCGCCATCCTCAACTACCTCGCTCGTATCCAATCCGCAAAACTCGGCCCCCAAGACCAACACGCCATCAACCAGACCATCGCATTGGTCAACAGCTGGGAAAACATCGGCGACCTGCTCGACTCCCATGTCCTCCCGCTCGGTTACGACCGCCTCGAAGCAGGCCACCCCATAGGCGACAATACGCGACGCACCTTGAGCGAGCTCCACCAAGCCTTGCTGCAAGACCTGCGGCTGTCCTTGCTGGTGACCACCAAGAGCGATCCCTCTGACGTCGAAAAGCTCCTGGCCAGCAAAGCAGGCTTTCGAAAGCTGGCTGACGACGCGGAAAACGACCTGCGCAGCAGCCTAGTCGGACGCGACCCCGAGCGCATGGAGCTCTTTCGCCTGGAGTCGGACCTCATCTCCAACTTCAAGCACATCCACCACCACGCTCGCCGTCCCGCAAAACTGCTGCAGGAGGCGTGAGCTACGCCTTAAAGAGTCCTACTTTTCCCAAATCGCTGTCGGATCGCAGGGATGAAAAGCGCATGACCTACCTAGGTCATGACAAAAACATCCAACCCCATCCCCAATATGATCCGAACCCTACAAATCTGCCTCGTCGCGTGCGCGATAATTCTCGCCGGCTGCGAAAGCACCCAATTCGCCATCAGCCCCAGCGGTTCCCAGCCACTAGGAGAAAATCCAGATGTCTTGGTCCTGGAAAAAGAGCATCGAGTTTCGGTCGAGCTGCTGACTCCCCACTTCTCCCGCAAATTGGACGAACTGCCAAGCTTCTCCATAACGGTCGAGAACCAAGGCGACGACTACCTGTTCCTGACGGCCTCTGGCATCATTCTGACATCGGGCGATACGAAAATCTCATCGTATTCATTGGAAGAATACACTGAGCTCGTGAATAAAGTTATGGATCGCGAAGCGGAAGAGTACAACGCCAGCCAAGCCGCGACCGCCATGCAAACCAGTTCCGTCCAACGAACCGACGCCATTCGCGACAATAGCCAGACCATCGCCCAAATGACCGCCGCCAAAGCCGCGAACAAAGCTTCCGCACGCCGCCAGTCGTCGATCCGCCTCAAGCAAGACCTCGAGGACCTGCTCACCATCCACCAGCTCAATCCCGGCGAGAGCCACACCGGCCTGGTAAAGTTCCGCGCCGAACCCATAGCAGCCGGCGAGCCGCTCACCCTCGTCGTTTTCGTTGCAGGTGAGCCCTACGAATTTTCGTTCAAAGTAGCTGGCATCTCGAAATAGAACCGTTCGAGAAAAGGGCTCCAGCCGGATGGCGCAGCCTGTGCGGTTCTATGCTCGAACTGCACTGAGAACGACTTGCCCTTCGGCCGCTTGCATTTCGAAAGCCGCCGACCTTGCAAGTTGCAACCGCTGATCACCATGAGCAAAAAAGCCACAATCTACCGAATGGTAACTCCCAAGCACCTGTGCCCCTGGGGCATCAAAGCTCTGGATCTGCTCCGCCGAGCCGGCTTCGAAATCGAAGACCGCCACCTCGAAAGCGAAGAAGCCAACCAAGCATACAAGGAGGAACAGGGCGTCAGCGAAACCCCGCAAATCTACATCGAAGGCGAGCGGCTCGGCGGCTACGACGACCTCCGCGAGTACCTAGGCAAGGGGCCCGACCCTTCGGAAGGAAAAACCTACCAACCTATCGTCGCCGTCTTCTCGGTAAGCTTCGCGATGGCTGCCGTTACTGCATGCGCAGCGGTCGGCCCCTTTTCCTGGATCGGACTCCTCGAAAAATTCGTCGCCTTC of Pelagicoccus enzymogenes contains these proteins:
- a CDS encoding Na/Pi cotransporter family protein translates to MDTPPFFSITLSLVGGLAIFILGMGFMTQALTHIAGSRLKDLLASFTRNRFAAAATGAAITAAVQSSSVTTVLLVGFSSAGLISVAQSVGVILGANVGSTVTAQIIAFKISEAGAILMAVGLSISFLKSRERLAQVGTLLLGLGAIFFGMQLMGDATRPLRGYEPFLEAMQAIESPLWGVAIGLVFTAVVQSSAATIGLAIIFANQNLISLEAAISIAFGANIGTCITALFAAIGRPAAAWRIVFIHIVFNLLGVAIWFAFIPELASLSRFVAETVLQDSTIGRDVAVAHTLFNLINLLLFLAFTGPLARLATAVAPDRAKKTSSAGKPLYLDPLYLETPSLAIDRVRLECGRLATLAVSMAEDIPHAALEGDLSDLRELASRDDELDELQTAILNYLARIQSAKLGPQDQHAINQTIALVNSWENIGDLLDSHVLPLGYDRLEAGHPIGDNTRRTLSELHQALLQDLRLSLLVTTKSDPSDVEKLLASKAGFRKLADDAENDLRSSLVGRDPERMELFRLESDLISNFKHIHHHARRPAKLLQEA
- a CDS encoding glutaredoxin family protein is translated as MSKKATIYRMVTPKHLCPWGIKALDLLRRAGFEIEDRHLESEEANQAYKEEQGVSETPQIYIEGERLGGYDDLREYLGKGPDPSEGKTYQPIVAVFSVSFAMAAVTACAAVGPFSWIGLLEKFVAFSMCVLGILKLQDLKSFATGFVQYDLIAQRFVPYASLYAFVEAGAGALMIGHIASLFVAPLVLLLSSVGAISVFKAVYLEKRDLNCACVGGGSKVPLGFVSLTENLMMMAMAVWMFLKALG